A genome region from Panicum virgatum strain AP13 chromosome 4K, P.virgatum_v5, whole genome shotgun sequence includes the following:
- the LOC120703517 gene encoding uncharacterized protein LOC120703517 — translation MAASPVVLRSRVLARAVSSSLRRNLLGAQPHPPCSPLAASTRPSAVHRLPSVCGGLLSVMPLHSAIASARLRSAISPESQSWGVVPQGNSMPL, via the exons ATGGCGGCCTCGCCCGTGGTCCTCCGATCTAGGGTTTTAGCCCGCGCCGTCTCCTCCTCGCTCCGCCGCAACCTCCTCGGTGCCCAACCCCACCCTCCTTGCTCGCCCCTCGCCGCCTCTACCCGCCCGTCCGCCGTCCACAG GTTACCCTCTGTGTGCGGGGGCTTACTCTCCGTGATGCCGCTGCACAGCGCCATCGCGTCAGCGCGCCTCCGGTCTGCGATTTCTCCAGAGTCCCAGAGCTGGGGCGTCGTCCCTCAAG GAAACTCGATGCCTTTATGA
- the LOC120703516 gene encoding protein FERTILITY RESTORER RF2, mitochondrial-like, which produces MSALMIWSFPQIVAASTLFAGGRPNELTVQCPQIPSARVNTISVTGKVSVKTTLCGVRCYATQTQNVHRKSSIATIKQADPKGKLNGPKLDDGSGGFPVSSIPLW; this is translated from the exons ATGTCAGCACTCATGATATGGTCCTTTCCTCAAATTGTGGCAGCATCTACACTATTCGCAG GGGGAAGACCCAATGAGCTGACTGTACAGTGTCCACAAATTCCGAGTGCCCGAGTCAATACCATTTCGGTTACCGGAAAAGTCTCTGTGAAAACAACATTGTGT GGTGTAAGATGTTATGCAACTCAAACCCAAAACGTGCATAGGAAATCTTCTATTGCAACTATCAAGCAAGCTGATCCCAAAG GGAAGTTGAACGGGCCTAAACTTGATGATGGCAGTGGGGGCTTTCCTGTTTCCTCCATTCCGCTTTGGTAA
- the LOC120703518 gene encoding TOM1-like protein 9: MPQSVLVERATSESLIGPDWSLNLEICDILNHDPSQAKDVVKTIKKRIGHKNSKVQLLALTLLETLIKNCGDFVHMQVAEKDILHEMVKIAKKKPDYHVKEKILILIDTWQEAFGGSRARYPQYYAAYQEMLRAGAVFPQRPESSVPIYTPPQTQPLRNYPPPALRNTDYRQDAPESSSAPEVPTLSLTEIQNARGVMDVLSEMLNAIDPNNREGLKQEVIVDLVDQCRSYKQRVVQLVNSTSDEDLLSQGLSLNDDLQRVLAKHDAIAAGIAVRIEKPKALPARAGNSPTKPEGTKETDQRSSKDASSVTPFEQLALPAPPSSSASKSHVKPANNPNIDLLSGDDFFKPEPVHSQALVPVSNQPAASASSSHSLDLLDMFSDTNAINNSSQNPATPPIPNTNPNPSAPEAYPAPQQPVPPQHPSPYSNGLNSNTLAPYDQGSNLTLASSWNGQFAPGMVPPQQAPNYGQDEQSSDLPPPPWEAQPAESEQFQASHPGGLSVPPQFGVSQPQPVQIAQPGQQILLSQSVPGQPGGQFQPGLGVQQQSVTPNTQYGGMYQPVQGNQAGGMYPQQMAGDVYQQQMYGGHMASYGYGQQPGGYYVPNAGYAYASANELSQRMNGLSMQDGSLYGPPGSSLGQRNRPSRPEDSLFSDLVSIAKTKPSKTASNKPGGL; the protein is encoded by the exons ATGCCACAGTCGGTGCTGGTGGAGCGCGCGACGAGCGAGTCGCTAATCGGGCCTGATTGGTCGCTCAACCTCGAGATCTGCGACATCCTCAACCACGACCCCTC GCAAGCCAAAGATGTAGTGAAGACTATCAAGAAACGGATTGGGCACAAGAACTCAAAGGTCCAGCTTCTTGCATTAACG TTGCTCGAGACCTTGATTAAAAATTGTGGAGATTTTGTTCATATGCAAGTTGCTGAGAAGGATATACTTCATGAAATGGTGAAGATAGCTAAGAAGAAG CCGGACTATCATGTTAAAGAGAAGATACTGATTCTGATTGACACTTGGCAAGAAGCTTTTGGTGGTTCCCGTGCAAGATATCCACAGTATTATGCAGCATATCAAGAGATGCTG CGTGCTGGAGCTGTATTTCCTCAAAGGCCAGAGAGTTCTGTGCCAATTTATACTCCGCCACAGACGCAACCTCTAAGGAACTATCCACCTCCTGCTTTGCGCAACACTGATTATCGTCAAGATGCGCCTGAATCATCTTCAGCACCAGAAGTGCCTACGTTAAG CCTGACAGAAATTCAGAATGCACGCGGGGTCATGGATGTTCTTTCAGAGATGTTGAATGCTATTGATCCTAATAACAGAGAG GGTTTAAAGCAGGAGGTAATTGTGGACCTTGTGGACCAATGTCGTTCGTACAAGCAAAGAGTGGTGCAACTTGTCAACTCAACATC GGATGAGGACCTGTTAAGTCAGGGCCTTTCACTGAATGATGATTTGCAGCGTGTTTTAGCAAAACACGATGCAATTGCTGCTGGCATAGCTGTTCGGATAGAAAAACCAAAAGCACTCCCGGCCCGTGCAGGCAATTCTCCAACAAAACCAGAGGGGACAAAAGAGACAGATCAAAG GTCTTCTAAAGATGCCAGTAGCGTGACACCGTTTGAGCAGTTAGCACTTCCTGCACCACCATCATCAAGTGCTTCAAAGTCTCATGTAAAACCAGCTAATAACCCTAATATTGACCTACTTAGTGGAGATGACTTTTTCAAACCAGAACCTGTTCATTCCCAAGCCCTTGTTCCTGTAAGCAATCAGCCTGCAGCTTCAGCTTCTTCAAGCCACTCTTTAGACCTTTTAGACATGTTTTCAGATACCAATGCTATCAATAACTCCAGCCAAAACCCTGCCACACCTCCTATACCAAACACAAATCCTAACCCCTCAGCACCAGAAGCCTATCCTGCTCCACAGCAACCTGTTCCACCACAACATCCTTCTCCATATTCTAATGGCTTAAATTCGAATACATTGGCACCTTATGATCAAGGCTCTAACTtaaccttagcaagttcatggaATGGGCAGTTTGCTCCTGGAATGGTTCCACCACAGCAGGCACCGAATTATG GTCAAGATGAACAAAGCAGTGACCTTCCACCGCCACCCTGGGAAGCCCAGCCTGCAGAAAGTGAGCAATTCCAAGCTAGCCATCCTGGTGGGTTGTCAGTTCCGCCACAATTCGGAGTTAGTCAACCCCAGCCAGTTCAAATTGCCCAGCCTGGACAGCAAATTTTACTGTCACAATCGGTGCCAGGACAACCAGGAGGGCAGTTTCAGCCCGGACTTGGGGTTCAACAACAGTCTGTGACGCCAAATACACAGTATGGAGGAATGTACCAGCCAGTTCAAGGAAACCAAGCAGGAGGCATGTACCCCCAGCAGATGGCAGGAGATGTCTACCAGCAGCAGATGTATGGCGGCCACATGGCCAGTTATGGCTATGGTCAGCAGCCTGGTGGCTACTATGTTCCAAACGCCGGATACGCATACGCCAGTGCAAACGAGCTGTCTCAGAGGATGAATGGGCTCTCGATGCAAGATGGCAGTCTGTATGGCCCACCTGGGTCTTCCCTTGGGCAGCGCAACAGGCCAAGCCGACCAGAAGATTCACTCTTTAGTGATCTTGTTAGCATTGCGAAAACAAAGCCTAGCAAAACTGCGTCTAATAAGCCTGGTGGCTTGTAA